The Mycolicibacterium smegmatis genome has a window encoding:
- a CDS encoding Na+/H+ antiporter, translating into MGASLLAALVVAVLVAAVARRFDVSAPLVLVVAGLAGSTLPGFGDVALDPDLVLFVILPPLLWSAGMESSYVALRRNMRSIGLLAVGLPLVTTFVVGIVAYHTVPELTLAAALTLGAIVAPPDAVSATAVGRRLGLPRRTMTLLGGESLLNDATALTAYKVALAAAIGAATSWGTALGTFALAAVGGLVVGLVLGMLVHYVRTRLDDPLVESAIGLVAPFSIYLIAEEAHGSGVIAVVVAALLLGQRETQASYATRLQDKAVWKALQLVLESFAFLLIGLQLPAVVGELAGISAATLAISSAAVLAAVIGVRIVWVYGCTYLGRLFTKNHEPPPSHAQVFILSWAGMRGVVSLAAAFGIPLITLSGEQFPGRAQLCFLTFVVVVGTLLLHGLTLPWFIRVLGAEGDEAHSDAIATAAAQDKAARAAAERLDALLAEQPASAEVSHRAADVLRAWNTRRRNAAWERLGRDEEDIGESPTSAFRRLRLEMLAAERETFIAECDAGHIDDEVLRTVLHGLDLEEATLNRD; encoded by the coding sequence GTGGGTGCCTCATTGCTGGCGGCCCTGGTGGTGGCGGTGCTGGTGGCCGCGGTCGCCCGCCGGTTCGACGTATCGGCACCATTGGTGCTGGTGGTCGCGGGTCTCGCGGGTAGCACGCTGCCCGGGTTCGGCGACGTCGCGCTCGACCCCGACCTGGTGTTGTTCGTGATCCTGCCGCCCCTGCTGTGGTCTGCGGGCATGGAGAGCAGTTACGTCGCGCTGCGGCGCAACATGCGGTCGATCGGCCTGCTGGCGGTCGGGCTCCCGTTGGTGACGACCTTCGTCGTCGGCATCGTGGCCTACCACACGGTGCCGGAACTGACCCTGGCCGCAGCGCTCACCCTCGGCGCGATCGTCGCGCCGCCCGACGCTGTGTCGGCCACGGCGGTCGGCCGGCGGCTGGGCCTGCCGCGTCGCACCATGACCCTGTTGGGCGGCGAGAGCCTGCTCAACGACGCCACCGCGCTGACGGCCTACAAGGTCGCCCTCGCGGCCGCGATCGGCGCCGCCACGAGCTGGGGCACCGCGCTGGGCACCTTCGCGCTCGCCGCCGTCGGGGGCCTGGTGGTCGGCCTGGTGCTCGGCATGCTGGTCCACTACGTCCGCACGCGCCTGGACGACCCGCTGGTGGAGAGCGCGATCGGTTTGGTGGCCCCGTTCTCGATCTATCTGATCGCCGAGGAGGCCCACGGCTCGGGCGTCATCGCGGTGGTCGTGGCGGCCCTGCTGCTCGGGCAGCGCGAAACCCAGGCGAGCTACGCCACACGCCTGCAGGACAAGGCCGTGTGGAAGGCGCTGCAATTGGTGCTGGAGTCCTTCGCGTTCCTGCTCATCGGTCTTCAGTTGCCCGCCGTCGTCGGCGAACTCGCGGGCATCTCGGCCGCTACTTTGGCGATCTCGTCGGCGGCCGTGCTCGCCGCGGTCATCGGGGTACGCATCGTCTGGGTGTACGGATGCACCTACCTCGGGCGGCTTTTCACCAAGAACCACGAGCCGCCGCCGTCGCACGCACAGGTGTTCATCCTGTCGTGGGCGGGTATGAGGGGTGTCGTGTCGCTGGCTGCTGCGTTCGGTATCCCGTTGATCACCCTTTCGGGAGAACAGTTTCCGGGGCGGGCACAACTGTGCTTCCTCACGTTCGTCGTCGTGGTGGGCACGTTGCTGCTCCACGGGCTGACCCTGCCGTGGTTCATCCGGGTGCTCGGCGCCGAGGGCGACGAGGCGCACAGCGACGCGATCGCCACCGCCGCCGCGCAGGACAAGGCGGCCAGGGCCGCCGCCGAACGGCTCGACGCGCTGCTCGCCGAACAGCCTGCGAGCGCGGAGGTATCGCACCGCGCCGCCGATGTGTTGCGCGCCTGGAACACGCGCCGCCGCAACGCCGCGTGGGAACGGCTGGGGCGCGACGAGGAGGACATCGGCGAGAGCCCGACCTCGGCCTTCCGCCGGTTGCGGTTGGAAATGCTTGCCGCCGAACGGGAGACGTTCATCGCCGAGTGTGACGCCGGCCATATCGATGACGAAGTGTTACGTACCGTGCTCCATGGGCTCGATCTGGAAGAGGCGACGCTGAACCGTGATTAA
- a CDS encoding SDR family oxidoreductase, with protein sequence MDNIRGKTIAITGAARGIGYATAKALLAHGARVVIGDRDVALQESAVVELSKLGQVSGYPLDVTDRESFATFLDKARTDGGGHIDVLINNAGVMPVGPFLEQSEQSIRSNIEVNVYGVLTGCQLALPDMVKRRRGHIINIASLSGVIPLPGQVVYVGAKYAVVGLSTALADEMAPYGVDVSVIMPPFTNTDLISGTKSGGAIKPVEPEEIAAAIVKTLNKPKTHVSVPPPLRFTAQAAQMLPPKGRRWLNKKLGLDNVFLEFDTAKRKAYEDRAQAALGVVESEKK encoded by the coding sequence ATGGACAACATCAGGGGCAAGACCATCGCGATCACCGGCGCCGCTCGCGGTATCGGTTATGCCACCGCCAAGGCACTGCTGGCCCACGGCGCCCGCGTCGTCATCGGCGATCGTGACGTGGCACTTCAGGAGTCCGCGGTCGTCGAGCTGAGCAAGCTCGGCCAGGTGTCGGGCTATCCGCTGGACGTGACCGACCGCGAGTCGTTCGCGACGTTCCTGGACAAGGCGCGCACCGACGGCGGCGGCCACATCGACGTGCTGATCAACAACGCCGGTGTCATGCCGGTCGGCCCGTTCCTGGAGCAGAGCGAGCAGTCGATCCGCTCCAACATCGAGGTCAACGTGTACGGCGTGCTCACCGGCTGCCAGCTGGCCCTGCCGGACATGGTCAAGCGCCGTCGCGGCCACATCATCAACATCGCGTCGCTGTCGGGTGTCATCCCGCTGCCCGGTCAGGTGGTCTACGTCGGCGCCAAGTACGCCGTCGTCGGGCTGTCCACGGCGCTGGCCGACGAGATGGCCCCGTACGGTGTCGACGTCTCGGTGATCATGCCGCCGTTCACCAACACCGACCTGATCTCGGGCACCAAGTCCGGCGGGGCCATCAAGCCCGTGGAACCCGAGGAGATCGCGGCGGCCATCGTCAAGACGCTCAACAAGCCCAAGACCCACGTGTCGGTGCCGCCGCCGCTGCGGTTCACCGCGCAGGCCGCGCAGATGTTGCCACCCAAGGGACGTCGCTGGCTCAACAAGAAGCTGGGCCTGGACAATGTGTTCCTCGAGTTCGACACCGCCAAGCGCAAGGCCTACGAGGACCGCGCCCAGGCCGCCCTGGGTGTCGTCGAGTCGGAAAAGAAGTAG
- a CDS encoding rhodanese-like domain-containing protein, translating to MSYAGDITPEEAWKLLSENSEAVLVDCRTDAEWRFVGVPDLSSLQRDVVYIEWNRSDGTHNDGFVEDLKAAGVSGERPVVFLCRSGNRSIGAAEAATAAGIGPSYNILDGFEGHLDENRHRGGSGWKAVGLPWKQS from the coding sequence GTGAGCTATGCAGGGGATATCACGCCTGAGGAGGCCTGGAAACTTCTGAGCGAGAACTCCGAGGCCGTGCTGGTGGACTGTCGCACCGACGCCGAATGGCGGTTCGTCGGCGTGCCCGACCTGTCCTCGTTGCAGCGTGACGTCGTTTACATCGAGTGGAACCGGTCCGACGGCACCCACAACGACGGTTTCGTCGAGGACCTCAAGGCCGCGGGTGTCAGCGGGGAACGCCCCGTGGTGTTCCTGTGCCGCTCGGGCAACCGGTCCATCGGCGCCGCCGAGGCCGCGACCGCCGCGGGCATCGGCCCGTCCTACAACATCCTCGACGGGTTCGAGGGCCACCTCGACGAGAACCGGCACCGCGGTGGCTCCGGATGGAAGGCCGTCGGCCTTCCGTGGAAGCAGAGCTAG
- a CDS encoding esterase-like activity of phytase family protein yields MGMNPLFRLTRSMTAAAVMAAAAAATTPIAVADTPLEYLGQWQLPPQEAGAPNRIGGLSGITYDPAHQTYYLISDDKTEHGPVRFHTARIGLSGNGVDDVQFVGVQPLLDETGKPFGRNNFTAHPAVLAPDAEAIAYDAGRRLLYWTSEGYIHDDASGKPAILQPWIRVAGLDGTYQGEFALPPSFMFTGDQTAGPRPNGVLEGLSLTPDGRYLFAAMEQPLYQDGPATDENHTGLVRITKFDTVTRTPVAEYAYPVDRAAPETGFNGVSDILALSETSFLVIERAASLPRQVAVSVYRADTGPASDVLDVASLLDQAVIPMTKTLAADLRATPGLDRLDNIEGLTLGPRLPDGRQSVVLVSDDNFQPFEVTQFLAFALPRS; encoded by the coding sequence ATGGGTATGAATCCGCTTTTCCGGTTGACCCGCTCCATGACCGCCGCGGCGGTCATGGCCGCCGCAGCCGCCGCCACCACCCCGATCGCGGTCGCCGACACACCACTCGAATATCTGGGCCAGTGGCAGCTGCCGCCTCAGGAAGCCGGTGCGCCCAACAGGATTGGCGGCCTCTCGGGAATCACCTACGACCCGGCGCATCAGACGTACTACCTCATCAGCGACGACAAGACCGAGCACGGCCCGGTCCGCTTCCACACCGCGCGAATCGGGCTGTCCGGCAACGGCGTGGACGACGTGCAGTTCGTCGGTGTCCAGCCGCTGCTCGACGAGACCGGAAAACCTTTCGGACGCAACAACTTCACCGCCCACCCGGCGGTGCTGGCCCCCGACGCCGAGGCGATCGCCTACGACGCCGGCCGCCGACTCCTGTACTGGACGTCGGAGGGATACATCCACGACGACGCGTCCGGCAAGCCCGCCATCCTGCAGCCGTGGATCCGGGTGGCCGGCCTCGACGGGACCTATCAGGGCGAGTTCGCGCTGCCGCCGAGCTTCATGTTCACCGGGGACCAGACCGCCGGTCCGCGGCCCAACGGCGTGCTCGAAGGGCTGTCCCTGACGCCGGACGGGCGCTACCTCTTCGCGGCGATGGAGCAACCGCTCTACCAGGACGGTCCTGCGACCGACGAGAACCACACCGGGCTGGTGCGCATCACCAAGTTCGACACCGTCACGCGGACGCCTGTCGCGGAGTACGCGTATCCCGTCGACCGCGCCGCTCCCGAGACGGGCTTCAACGGGGTCTCCGACATCCTGGCGTTGTCGGAGACGTCGTTCCTGGTCATCGAGCGCGCCGCGAGCCTGCCGCGTCAGGTCGCGGTGTCGGTGTACCGCGCGGACACCGGACCCGCGTCCGACGTGCTCGACGTGGCCTCACTGCTAGATCAGGCCGTCATTCCGATGACCAAGACCCTGGCCGCCGACCTGCGCGCGACACCAGGTCTGGACCGCCTCGACAACATCGAAGGGCTCACCCTGGGTCCGCGGCTGCCCGACGGGCGCCAGTCGGTGGTGCTGGTCAGCGACGACAACTTCCAGCCGTTCGAGGTGACGCAGTTCCTGGCGTTCGCGTTGCCGAGGAGTTGA
- a CDS encoding UBP-type zinc finger domain-containing protein has product MLRRSRRRESRPTPRTCEHLTADIAEPRPQTPGYCQDCAELGERTWAHLRMCMTCGHVACCDSSPHQHATKHFHSTGHPVMRSAEPGESWRWCYIDHRVG; this is encoded by the coding sequence ATGTTGAGGAGATCACGCCGACGTGAGTCGCGCCCGACGCCTCGAACCTGTGAACACCTCACGGCCGACATCGCCGAGCCGCGACCGCAGACACCTGGCTACTGCCAGGACTGTGCAGAACTAGGTGAGCGTACTTGGGCTCATCTGCGGATGTGTATGACGTGCGGCCACGTCGCGTGCTGTGACTCCAGTCCCCACCAACACGCGACCAAGCACTTTCATTCGACGGGCCACCCCGTCATGCGCTCGGCCGAACCGGGTGAGAGCTGGCGTTGGTGCTACATCGACCATCGGGTCGGTTGA
- a CDS encoding Rv0361 family membrane protein, translating into MADNTRNSEDPGDPQPAPDRPTAAPFLTALVVIVLVVIGVFLVNAFSGGDGLSEEERVGRAAVGQNDAMQREDYSAFAGYTCADQRGNEAEFLARQRDSVQDQGPRYVDDVTGVRIDGDRATATVVYHYEKAPDDKIDVETTFVREDGEWRVCTSMGDSRP; encoded by the coding sequence ATGGCTGACAACACCAGGAACTCCGAGGACCCGGGGGACCCGCAGCCCGCGCCCGACCGGCCCACCGCGGCGCCGTTCCTGACCGCGCTCGTGGTCATTGTGCTCGTCGTGATCGGTGTGTTCTTGGTCAATGCGTTCAGCGGCGGCGACGGGCTGTCCGAGGAGGAACGCGTGGGCCGCGCGGCGGTCGGGCAGAACGACGCCATGCAGCGCGAGGACTACTCCGCGTTCGCCGGGTACACGTGCGCCGACCAGCGTGGCAATGAGGCCGAGTTCCTTGCCCGGCAACGTGATTCGGTGCAGGATCAGGGTCCCAGGTACGTCGACGACGTGACCGGTGTGCGCATCGACGGTGACCGCGCCACCGCCACTGTGGTGTACCACTACGAGAAGGCCCCGGACGACAAGATCGACGTCGAGACCACGTTTGTGCGCGAGGACGGCGAATGGCGGGTCTGCACGAGTATGGGAGACTCACGCCCGTGA
- a CDS encoding GNAT family N-acetyltransferase codes for MSEPGRTHVQFVAVGQDDPLAAPLLDELADEYSSRYGSTRDAVMTWLLSQPAEVFAPPTGGMFVGLLAGEPVTGGAFQRFDDDTAELKRIWTHSAYRKRGLAKALLTHLEDQIAARGYRKVYLTTGHLQPEAEALYAAAGYTRLPEPLPADGTVFPVAFHKVLPAEESA; via the coding sequence ATGTCCGAGCCGGGTCGAACTCATGTGCAGTTCGTGGCGGTCGGCCAGGATGACCCGCTGGCCGCGCCGCTGCTCGACGAGCTTGCCGACGAGTACTCGTCGCGGTACGGCAGTACCCGCGACGCGGTGATGACCTGGCTGCTCAGCCAGCCCGCCGAGGTGTTCGCCCCGCCGACCGGCGGCATGTTCGTCGGCCTGCTCGCGGGTGAGCCCGTCACGGGAGGCGCCTTCCAGCGGTTCGACGACGACACCGCCGAACTCAAGCGGATCTGGACCCACAGCGCGTACCGCAAGCGCGGGCTGGCCAAGGCCCTGCTGACGCACCTGGAGGACCAGATCGCCGCCCGCGGCTACCGGAAGGTCTACCTGACCACGGGCCACCTGCAGCCCGAGGCCGAAGCGCTGTATGCGGCCGCCGGCTACACCCGCCTACCCGAACCGTTGCCCGCCGACGGCACGGTGTTCCCCGTCGCCTTCCACAAGGTGCTGCCGGCCGAGGAGTCCGCATGA
- the purT gene encoding formate-dependent phosphoribosylglycinamide formyltransferase: MSESIEGALTDDAAADESAGAGPDDTDVTDDSVADTAPEDTAPDPDDTEPGDRAAADQETDTDPEPQPVVGPDAADHRPTVMLLGGGALSRELALAFQNLGGVVVAVDRYDAPAHGVADRTAVVDLNDADELSAVIAREKPQYVVAAESGVIAADALIAAAERGDSEVLPTPRSIRLSQNREGLRRLASDELGLPTVPFWFAGSVEELTAVAEHAGYPLVVKPVTGSLRDGQSVLLRPDDIEPAWKRATTAGHFAHSRVLAESVVEVDFEVTMLTIRTTGPTGPGVQFCEPIGHRRSDNGVLESWQPQQMPPAALDSAKSIAARIVNSLGGRGVFGVELLVQGEDVYFSDVRVRPHDSGLVTLRSQRLSEFELHARAILGLACDTIMISPGAAEVTYAGAEAAPSVDVTAVLGEALATSESDVRLFGRAEESDDGRRLGVALATAPDVIVARDRARRVGTALRRLW; the protein is encoded by the coding sequence ATGAGTGAATCGATTGAGGGTGCGTTGACCGACGATGCCGCTGCCGACGAGTCCGCCGGCGCCGGTCCCGATGACACCGATGTGACCGACGATTCGGTGGCCGATACGGCCCCGGAGGACACTGCGCCGGACCCTGACGACACGGAACCCGGGGACCGGGCGGCCGCCGACCAGGAGACCGACACCGACCCGGAGCCGCAACCTGTCGTCGGCCCCGACGCTGCCGACCATCGCCCGACCGTGATGCTGCTGGGCGGCGGTGCGCTGAGCCGGGAGCTCGCGCTGGCATTCCAGAACCTCGGCGGTGTGGTGGTGGCTGTCGACCGCTATGACGCGCCCGCCCACGGCGTCGCCGACCGCACCGCGGTGGTCGACCTGAACGACGCCGACGAACTCAGCGCCGTCATCGCGCGTGAGAAACCGCAGTACGTGGTTGCTGCCGAGTCCGGCGTCATCGCCGCCGACGCGCTGATCGCGGCGGCCGAACGCGGCGACAGCGAGGTGCTGCCCACGCCGCGCAGCATCCGCCTGAGCCAGAACCGTGAGGGCCTGCGCCGGCTGGCGTCCGACGAACTGGGTCTGCCCACCGTGCCGTTCTGGTTCGCCGGCTCCGTCGAGGAGCTGACGGCCGTGGCCGAGCACGCCGGGTATCCGCTGGTGGTCAAGCCGGTCACCGGCTCGCTGCGCGACGGCCAGTCCGTGCTGCTGCGGCCCGACGACATCGAGCCCGCGTGGAAGCGCGCGACCACGGCCGGGCACTTCGCGCACAGCCGCGTGCTGGCCGAATCGGTGGTCGAGGTGGACTTCGAGGTCACCATGCTGACCATCCGCACCACGGGCCCGACCGGGCCGGGTGTGCAGTTCTGTGAGCCGATCGGGCACCGCCGCTCGGACAACGGCGTGCTGGAGTCCTGGCAGCCACAGCAGATGCCGCCCGCGGCCCTGGACTCGGCCAAGTCGATCGCGGCGCGCATCGTCAACTCCCTGGGTGGACGCGGCGTCTTCGGCGTCGAACTGCTGGTGCAGGGCGAGGACGTCTACTTCTCCGATGTGCGGGTCCGGCCGCACGACAGCGGACTGGTGACGCTGCGCTCGCAGCGGCTCAGCGAGTTCGAACTGCACGCCAGGGCCATCCTCGGACTGGCGTGCGACACGATCATGATCTCGCCGGGTGCCGCCGAGGTCACCTACGCCGGTGCCGAGGCGGCGCCGTCGGTCGATGTCACCGCCGTGCTCGGCGAGGCGCTCGCCACCTCCGAGAGCGATGTACGCCTGTTCGGCCGCGCCGAGGAGTCCGACGACGGTCGCCGTCTGGGGGTGGCGCTGGCCACCGCACCGGATGTGATCGTCGCGCGCGACCGGGCCCGCCGGGTGGGCACCGCCCTGCGCAGGCTCTGGTGA
- a CDS encoding O-succinylhomoserine sulfhydrylase, which yields MTDDIPSVRIPAPLPDGVSQATIGVRGGLLRSGFEETAEAMYLTSGYVYETAAAAEKAFTGDIDRYVYSRYGNPTISMFEERLRLIEGAPACFATATGMAAVFTALGALLGAGDRLVAARSLFGSCFVVCNEILPRWGVETVFVDGDDLSQWEEALSVPTTAVFFETPSNPMQSLVDIAAVSEMAHAAGAKVVLDNVFATPLLQQGIPMGADVVVYSGTKHIDGQGRVLGGAILGDQEYIDGPVQKLMRHTGPAISAFNAWVLLKGLETLAVRVDYSNRSAQRVAEFLEGHPAVRWVKYPFLQSHPQYELAKRQMRGGGTVVTFELDGDDGKARAFEVLDKLRVIDISNNLGDAKSLITHPATTTHRAMGPEGRAAIGLGDGVVRISIGLEGTEDLIADLDQALS from the coding sequence ATGACCGACGACATCCCATCCGTTCGCATCCCGGCGCCCCTGCCCGACGGCGTGAGCCAGGCGACCATCGGCGTGCGCGGCGGCCTGCTGCGTTCGGGTTTCGAAGAGACCGCCGAGGCGATGTATCTGACGTCGGGTTACGTCTACGAGACCGCCGCGGCCGCCGAGAAGGCGTTCACCGGCGACATCGACCGCTACGTGTACTCGCGTTACGGCAACCCGACGATATCGATGTTCGAGGAGCGGTTGCGGCTCATCGAGGGCGCGCCCGCGTGTTTCGCGACCGCCACCGGCATGGCCGCGGTGTTCACCGCGCTCGGGGCGCTGCTGGGGGCGGGGGACCGGTTGGTCGCCGCGCGCAGCCTGTTCGGATCGTGTTTCGTGGTGTGCAACGAGATCCTGCCGCGCTGGGGGGTCGAGACCGTGTTCGTCGACGGCGACGATCTCTCGCAGTGGGAGGAAGCCCTTTCGGTGCCCACGACGGCGGTGTTCTTCGAGACGCCGTCGAACCCCATGCAGTCGCTGGTCGACATCGCCGCGGTATCGGAGATGGCCCACGCCGCAGGTGCGAAAGTGGTGCTGGACAATGTGTTCGCCACACCGCTGCTGCAGCAGGGCATCCCGATGGGCGCCGATGTGGTGGTGTACTCGGGCACCAAGCACATCGACGGCCAGGGCCGTGTGCTCGGCGGGGCCATCCTCGGTGATCAGGAGTACATCGACGGCCCGGTGCAGAAGCTCATGCGCCACACCGGCCCCGCGATCAGCGCGTTCAACGCCTGGGTGCTGCTGAAAGGTCTTGAGACGCTTGCGGTCCGGGTGGACTATTCCAACCGGTCGGCACAGCGGGTCGCCGAGTTCCTGGAAGGCCACCCGGCCGTGCGCTGGGTGAAATACCCGTTCCTCCAGTCGCATCCGCAGTACGAGCTGGCCAAGCGGCAGATGCGCGGCGGTGGCACCGTGGTGACCTTCGAACTCGACGGCGACGACGGCAAGGCCCGCGCGTTCGAGGTGCTCGACAAGCTGCGCGTCATCGACATCTCCAACAACCTGGGTGACGCCAAATCGCTGATCACGCACCCCGCCACCACGACCCACCGGGCCATGGGCCCGGAGGGCCGCGCCGCGATCGGCCTGGGAGACGGTGTCGTGCGCATCTCGATCGGCCTGGAGGGCACCGAGGACCTGATCGCCGACCTCGACCAGGCGCTGAGCTGA
- a CDS encoding MMPL family transporter, with translation MIKRLSWLAVLVVIISGGLMGVLSGGDSASQSPVAVPSDAESARADALRADFPGGDQAPAILVVTRADGAELGPDDIDAAAEARHRMSDAPGPPMVVSDDGKAAISTVPLDATLSGFALTDEVKELRANAAEGLPGDLRAEVTGGPAFGADIANSFAGANVTLLAVTAIVVALLLIVTYRSPILWLVPLLVIAFADRVGSVVGTAVASGLGMNPDGSTGGITSVLVFGAGTNYALLLISRYREELGRTENHRDALQASVRAAAPAIIASNATVVLALLTLLFATAPSNRSLGVQAASGLVVAAVFVLIVLPPLLALCGKRLFWPFIPKVGATALTESGVWHRIADTVARRPARVVVVSVAGLALLCTALLTTPIGLTQTEQFRVQAESVSGFETVSAHFPSGLTDPTRVIASTDKAAAVQRAITDTEGVVSASPAGESPTGLTQWSVVLGADPASDEAFETIDALRGSVQQADADAVVGGSDAQARDAAAAAQRDRAVVIPAILVVVLAVLYILLRSAFAPLLLVGVTVLSSLAALGLGGWASVHIFGFPALDNSTPLFAFLFLVALGVDYTIFLVTRAREETPQYGNREGIVRAVSATGAVITSAGVVLAAVFCVLGVLPLIVLTQLGIIVGLGILLDTFLVRTVIIPALFTWIGPKIWWPGLRAEP, from the coding sequence GTGATTAAACGCTTGTCGTGGCTGGCCGTGCTGGTTGTGATCATCTCGGGTGGCCTGATGGGGGTGCTCAGCGGCGGTGATTCGGCCTCGCAGTCCCCGGTGGCGGTGCCCTCGGACGCCGAGTCGGCGCGGGCCGACGCGCTACGTGCGGACTTTCCGGGAGGCGATCAGGCTCCGGCCATCCTGGTGGTGACCCGCGCCGACGGCGCCGAACTCGGTCCCGACGACATCGATGCGGCCGCCGAGGCGCGCCACCGGATGAGCGACGCACCCGGCCCGCCGATGGTGGTCAGCGACGACGGCAAGGCCGCGATCTCGACCGTGCCACTGGACGCCACGCTCTCGGGGTTCGCCCTCACCGACGAGGTCAAGGAGTTGCGTGCCAACGCCGCCGAGGGGCTGCCCGGCGACCTGCGCGCCGAGGTGACCGGCGGCCCGGCGTTCGGCGCCGATATCGCGAATTCCTTTGCGGGAGCCAATGTCACGCTGCTGGCGGTCACGGCCATCGTGGTGGCGCTGCTGCTCATCGTCACCTACCGCTCCCCCATCCTGTGGCTCGTGCCGCTCCTGGTGATCGCCTTCGCCGACCGTGTCGGATCGGTCGTGGGCACCGCCGTCGCGTCCGGCCTCGGCATGAACCCGGACGGTTCGACCGGTGGCATCACGAGCGTGCTGGTGTTCGGAGCGGGCACCAACTATGCGCTGCTGTTGATCTCGCGTTACCGCGAGGAACTCGGCCGCACCGAGAATCACCGCGACGCGCTGCAGGCCTCGGTGCGCGCGGCCGCACCGGCGATCATCGCCAGCAACGCGACCGTGGTACTGGCGCTGCTGACACTGCTTTTCGCGACCGCCCCGAGCAACCGCAGCCTGGGCGTGCAGGCCGCGTCGGGCCTGGTGGTCGCGGCGGTGTTCGTCCTGATCGTGCTGCCGCCGCTGCTGGCGCTGTGCGGTAAGAGGCTGTTCTGGCCGTTCATCCCGAAGGTGGGCGCCACGGCGCTCACCGAGAGCGGCGTCTGGCACCGCATCGCGGATACGGTGGCGCGCAGGCCAGCCCGCGTGGTCGTGGTGTCGGTGGCCGGTCTGGCGCTTCTGTGCACCGCGCTGCTGACCACGCCGATCGGGCTCACCCAGACCGAGCAGTTCCGCGTACAGGCCGAGTCGGTGTCGGGCTTCGAGACGGTGTCCGCGCACTTCCCCAGCGGCCTGACCGATCCCACGCGCGTGATCGCCTCGACCGACAAGGCCGCGGCCGTGCAGCGCGCCATCACCGACACCGAGGGTGTGGTGTCGGCGAGCCCGGCCGGTGAGTCACCCACGGGTCTCACGCAATGGTCGGTGGTCCTCGGCGCCGATCCCGCCTCCGATGAGGCGTTCGAAACGATTGACGCACTTCGCGGTTCGGTGCAGCAGGCCGACGCCGACGCTGTGGTCGGCGGTTCCGACGCGCAGGCCCGCGACGCGGCCGCGGCCGCACAGCGCGACCGGGCCGTGGTGATCCCGGCGATCCTCGTGGTGGTGCTCGCCGTGCTGTACATCCTGCTGCGGTCGGCGTTCGCACCGCTTCTGCTGGTGGGTGTCACGGTGCTCAGTTCGCTGGCGGCCCTCGGCCTCGGCGGCTGGGCGTCGGTGCACATCTTCGGGTTCCCCGCACTCGACAACAGCACGCCGTTGTTCGCGTTCCTGTTCCTGGTGGCACTCGGCGTCGACTACACGATCTTTCTGGTCACCCGGGCACGCGAGGAGACCCCGCAGTACGGCAACCGCGAGGGCATCGTGCGCGCGGTGTCGGCCACCGGCGCAGTGATCACCAGCGCCGGCGTGGTGCTGGCCGCGGTGTTCTGCGTGCTGGGGGTGCTGCCGCTGATCGTGCTGACCCAGTTGGGCATCATCGTCGGCCTGGGCATCCTGCTGGACACGTTCCTGGTGCGCACGGTCATCATCCCGGCGCTGTTCACCTGGATCGGCCCGAAAATCTGGTGGCCCGGCCTGCGCGCCGAACCGTAA